One stretch of Hymenobacter chitinivorans DSM 11115 DNA includes these proteins:
- a CDS encoding glycoside hydrolase family 30 protein codes for MRFSASASRRLRLALSCVLLPVALLTQCTSEKEDTPAPGGGGTTGGTGGGGGNPPTTGPSQVALWLTTPDQASLFQKSAAVLNFQAPSSSNPTIIVDTTKTYQSIDGFGYTLTGGSAMLINQLSAPTRTALLQELFATDNTNIGTSYLRISIGASDLDARPFTYDDLPAGQTDPQLEKFSLAPDKTDLIPVLKSILALNPTLKILGSPWSAPAWMKTNGSLKGGSLKPEYYAAYAQYFVKYLKAMQAEGITLDAVTLQNEPLNEYNNPSLVMTAAQQADFIKNHVGPALRAAGLNTKIILYDHNLDRTDYPLAILADPVASQYVDGSAFHLYAGSISALTGVHNAYPTKNVYFTEQWVGGPGNFAGDFGWHVNNLIIGATRNWSKNVLEWNLAADQNYGPHTDGGCSTCLGALTINGNSVTRNPAYYTVAHAAKFVRPGSVRIDTNVPSSLSNVAFKNPDGKKVLIVQNGSSQSQSFDIQYRGKVVTSVLSAGAVGTYVW; via the coding sequence ATGCGTTTTTCTGCTTCTGCTTCCCGTCGTCTTCGTTTGGCCCTGAGCTGCGTGCTGCTGCCAGTGGCCTTGCTCACCCAGTGCACCTCGGAAAAGGAAGACACGCCAGCTCCCGGCGGCGGGGGCACCACCGGCGGCACGGGGGGCGGGGGCGGCAATCCGCCAACTACCGGCCCCTCCCAGGTGGCCCTGTGGCTGACCACGCCCGACCAGGCTTCGCTGTTTCAGAAAAGTGCGGCGGTGCTCAACTTCCAGGCACCCAGCAGCTCCAATCCGACCATTATCGTCGACACGACCAAGACCTACCAGTCGATTGACGGGTTTGGCTACACGCTCACCGGCGGCAGCGCCATGCTCATCAACCAGCTCAGCGCCCCTACCCGCACGGCGCTGCTGCAGGAGCTTTTCGCCACCGACAACACCAACATCGGCACCAGCTACCTGCGCATCAGCATCGGGGCTTCCGACTTGGATGCCCGCCCCTTTACCTACGACGATTTGCCGGCCGGGCAGACCGACCCCCAGCTCGAAAAGTTCAGCCTCGCCCCCGACAAAACCGACCTGATTCCGGTGCTCAAGAGCATTCTGGCGCTGAACCCCACGCTGAAGATTCTGGGCTCCCCATGGTCGGCGCCGGCCTGGATGAAAACCAACGGCAGCCTGAAGGGCGGCTCTTTGAAACCCGAATACTACGCGGCCTACGCCCAGTACTTCGTGAAGTACCTCAAAGCCATGCAGGCCGAGGGCATCACGCTCGACGCGGTGACGCTGCAAAACGAGCCCCTCAACGAGTACAACAACCCCAGCCTGGTGATGACGGCCGCCCAGCAGGCCGACTTCATCAAAAACCACGTGGGCCCGGCCCTGCGGGCGGCCGGCCTGAATACCAAGATTATCCTCTACGACCACAACCTTGACCGGACCGACTACCCGCTGGCAATCCTAGCCGACCCAGTGGCCAGTCAGTACGTGGATGGCTCGGCCTTTCACCTCTACGCGGGCAGCATCTCGGCCCTGACCGGCGTGCACAACGCCTACCCCACCAAGAACGTGTACTTCACCGAGCAGTGGGTGGGCGGCCCCGGCAACTTCGCCGGCGACTTTGGCTGGCACGTGAATAACCTCATCATCGGGGCCACCCGCAACTGGAGCAAGAACGTGCTGGAGTGGAACCTGGCCGCCGACCAGAACTACGGCCCCCACACCGACGGCGGCTGCTCCACCTGCCTGGGCGCCCTGACCATCAATGGCAACAGCGTGACCCGCAACCCGGCCTACTACACGGTGGCCCACGCCGCCAAATTCGTGCGCCCGGGCTCCGTCCGCATCGATACCAACGTGCCCAGCAGCCTGTCGAACGTGGCCTTCAAGAACCCCGACGGCAAGAAGGTCCTCATCGTGCAAAACGGCAGCAGCCAGTCGCAAAGCTTCGACATTCAGTACCGTGGCAAGGTCGTCACGAGCGTGCTGAGCGCCGGTGCCGTCGGCACCTACGTCTGGTAG